Proteins encoded by one window of Salmonirosea aquatica:
- a CDS encoding DUF4249 domain-containing protein, with amino-acid sequence MAVLALKACVEPFAPPEITGAEHYLVVDGSLNTTPGASSQIRLSRTQNIYEKGAPQPESRAKLTVEGDKGSSFAFAEAVPGVYDLAPTTFRDSEKYRLRIKTSGGREYLSAYVPVVRNPPIDSLTYRVRGAGEGVQIYVNTHDPQDRTRFYRWSYEETWQYSMPLYSAYELVGKEVVFRNQDINTCWSSANPTTIVLGTSVKLSKDIIRDQGVTFVPSASGKLQSRYSILVRQYALTQQEYEYWNALSKTTERTGSLFDPQPAEVTGNIRSVGDAGELVFGYFSASNRQEQRLFVTEYLGRPNPACEPTDTLTAREILESLDLILTEYYSEGSFIPQYIMGAVNCTDCRLRGGTIQKPLFWK; translated from the coding sequence GTGGCGGTCCTGGCGCTGAAGGCCTGCGTCGAGCCCTTCGCCCCCCCCGAGATCACCGGCGCCGAGCACTACCTGGTCGTCGACGGCTCGCTGAACACCACCCCCGGCGCCAGCAGCCAGATCAGGCTAAGCCGCACCCAGAACATCTACGAGAAGGGCGCCCCGCAGCCCGAATCGCGGGCCAAGCTCACTGTGGAGGGCGACAAGGGGAGTTCCTTTGCATTTGCCGAAGCCGTCCCGGGAGTGTATGATCTGGCGCCTACGACGTTCAGGGACAGCGAAAAGTACCGGCTGCGCATCAAAACCAGCGGCGGCAGAGAGTACCTGTCGGCCTACGTGCCGGTGGTGAGAAACCCGCCCATCGACAGCCTCACCTACAGGGTCAGGGGGGCGGGCGAGGGGGTGCAAATCTACGTCAACACGCACGACCCACAGGACAGGACGCGCTTCTACCGGTGGAGCTACGAGGAGACCTGGCAGTACTCCATGCCCCTGTACTCGGCTTACGAACTGGTGGGAAAAGAAGTCGTCTTCCGAAATCAGGATATCAACACGTGCTGGAGCAGCGCCAACCCCACCACGATCGTGCTGGGCACGTCGGTCAAGCTCAGTAAGGACATCATCCGCGACCAGGGGGTGACCTTCGTGCCCTCGGCCAGCGGCAAGCTCCAGTCGCGGTACAGCATTTTGGTGAGGCAGTACGCGCTGACGCAGCAGGAGTACGAGTACTGGAACGCGCTGTCGAAGACGACCGAGCGGACGGGCAGCCTGTTCGACCCGCAGCCGGCCGAGGTGACGGGCAACATCCGCTCGGTGGGTGACGCGGGGGAGCTGGTGTTCGGGTACTTCAGCGCCTCCAACCGCCAGGAGCAGCGCCTGTTCGTTACGGAGTACCTGGGCCGCCCCAATCCGGCCTGTGAGCCCACCGACACGCTGACCGCCCGCGAAATACTTGAATCGCTGGATCTGATTTTGACCGAATATTATTCCGAGGGTTCTTTTATCCCGCAATACATTATGGGAGCGGTGAACTGTACGGACTGTCGCCTGCGGGGAGGAACGATCCAAAAACCGCTTTTCTGGAAATGA